Proteins from a single region of Thermotoga maritima MSB8:
- a CDS encoding HAS-barrel domain-containing protein yields the protein MSGRKIGVVTGIFQSSPYEFFVRMTAEKPGEAYKVFAQIEDVVKVEYLTGYGTVVTYGMIVDIQNRWDGDLRNGYEEEVALEKLKPAYPIYIAKVKVTRSFLKEGNKLLEDAPEIPPNIGSPVFLVGDEEIDIALGFDELKRKNVALPVGLLKNGRPAYLDLRYILGDNGAHINVSGQSGVAAKTSYTTFLVKSMIETSSKNDGDLMRELREARYIIFNVKGESLLFLDRISKEWYSEREKWDEMYRVLGIEPKPFENVAFYAPSREKGAYIPDVNKRLIGVNVYGWDVFDIVEMNLLELMFDPDEMTRNQNFQLAVWSLQEHLSQRMEEMYQEFLKEGYIVDRKKLPSEALREVVMKKGEVVDLPLDLDSLIKDLGEGGRTREYLLGEHVQKQTIGMLIRRLKAAQKMDFDRLWVKPPLKVEPWQTNYRIDWNVPGRVTVIDISKLRERAQAFVVGAILSEVMREKERNSGFTQPVFIFLDELNKYAPRHGGGALANIFRDVAERGRSFRVILIGAEQTASEVDYRVITQAATVVVGRQKGAELIKPEYSHLTEHYKRKAALLRQGEVIIDQPFLNLPLTVKFPLPAWCTREGGWHNPEGKTWEEEEFII from the coding sequence ATGAGCGGAAGAAAGATAGGGGTTGTCACCGGTATATTCCAGTCCAGTCCGTACGAATTCTTCGTTCGAATGACCGCCGAAAAGCCAGGAGAAGCGTACAAGGTATTCGCTCAGATAGAGGATGTTGTGAAGGTTGAGTACCTCACGGGGTACGGCACCGTCGTCACGTACGGAATGATCGTTGATATACAGAACAGATGGGATGGAGATCTGAGAAACGGCTACGAAGAGGAAGTTGCACTCGAGAAGTTGAAACCTGCCTATCCGATATACATCGCGAAGGTGAAGGTGACAAGATCGTTTCTGAAAGAAGGAAACAAGCTCCTCGAAGACGCTCCGGAGATCCCTCCAAACATAGGCTCCCCCGTCTTTCTCGTCGGAGATGAGGAGATAGACATCGCCCTTGGATTCGATGAGTTGAAGAGAAAGAACGTTGCACTGCCGGTTGGTCTGCTGAAGAACGGAAGGCCGGCTTATCTCGATTTGAGATACATCCTGGGAGACAACGGAGCCCACATAAACGTCTCCGGACAGTCCGGTGTTGCGGCGAAAACGTCTTACACCACGTTCCTCGTCAAGTCGATGATAGAAACGTCCAGCAAAAACGATGGAGATCTGATGAGAGAGCTGAGAGAGGCGAGATACATCATCTTCAACGTGAAGGGAGAGAGTCTGCTGTTTCTCGATCGCATTTCGAAGGAGTGGTATTCAGAAAGGGAGAAATGGGATGAAATGTACAGGGTTCTCGGCATTGAACCAAAACCTTTTGAAAATGTCGCATTCTACGCTCCCAGCAGGGAGAAGGGAGCTTACATACCGGATGTCAACAAGAGATTGATCGGTGTGAACGTTTACGGCTGGGACGTGTTCGACATCGTCGAAATGAACCTTCTGGAACTCATGTTCGATCCAGATGAGATGACGAGAAACCAGAACTTTCAGCTCGCGGTCTGGTCCCTCCAGGAGCACCTTTCCCAGAGAATGGAAGAGATGTACCAGGAATTTCTGAAAGAGGGATACATCGTTGACAGAAAAAAACTGCCGTCAGAAGCACTGCGCGAAGTGGTGATGAAGAAAGGTGAAGTCGTGGATCTTCCACTTGATCTCGATAGTTTGATAAAAGATCTTGGAGAAGGTGGAAGGACAAGAGAGTATCTCCTGGGAGAACACGTCCAGAAGCAGACGATCGGGATGCTGATCAGGAGATTGAAAGCCGCTCAAAAGATGGACTTCGACAGACTCTGGGTGAAACCGCCTCTGAAAGTGGAACCGTGGCAGACCAACTATCGGATCGACTGGAACGTGCCGGGAAGGGTCACAGTCATCGACATTTCGAAGTTGAGAGAACGCGCACAGGCGTTCGTTGTAGGTGCGATTCTTTCCGAGGTAATGAGAGAAAAAGAAAGAAACAGCGGTTTCACCCAGCCCGTTTTCATTTTCCTGGACGAGCTGAACAAGTACGCACCAAGACACGGCGGAGGAGCCCTTGCGAACATCTTCAGAGATGTGGCGGAAAGAGGAAGATCTTTCAGAGTGATCCTCATTGGAGCCGAACAGACCGCTTCCGAAGTGGATTACAGGGTAATCACGCAAGCCGCTACGGTGGTTGTGGGCAGGCAGAAAGGAGCCGAACTCATAAAACCCGAATACTCGCATCTCACAGAGCACTACAAGAGAAAAGCAGCACTCTTGAGACAGGGAGAAGTGATCATAGATCAGCCGTTCTTGAACCTTCCTCTCACGGTGAAGTTTCCACTCCCAGCCTGGTGCACGAGAGAAGGCGGGTGGCACAACCCGGAGGGGAAAACGTGGGAAGAAGAGGAGTTCATCATTTGA
- the phoU gene encoding phosphate signaling complex protein PhoU, with protein sequence MVDHVHFERELTLLKSDVSKMLFLVSESLNDAIESLETMNETLARKVLESDDMIDELNREIEEKAYQIIARYNPILKQLRYIITILKFSNDLERIGDLSCNIAEKCLFLSEEKIKFEMLKELKDMFGSTLKVVQDAFKAFVEEDVDLAFRLWKFDDVIDEMEKKIRRIVVERIREGNISAELALVYILIARDLERVGDHANNLCEEVIYIETGKNMKEFLRGVESGSEGADS encoded by the coding sequence ATGGTCGATCACGTTCACTTCGAAAGGGAACTCACACTTCTCAAGTCTGATGTCTCGAAGATGCTCTTTCTGGTCTCTGAATCTTTGAACGACGCGATAGAGAGCCTCGAGACGATGAATGAGACGCTCGCCAGGAAGGTCCTCGAGTCGGACGATATGATAGACGAACTGAACAGGGAGATAGAAGAAAAAGCTTACCAGATCATAGCGAGGTACAACCCCATCCTGAAACAGCTCAGGTACATCATCACCATCTTGAAATTTTCAAACGATCTGGAGAGGATAGGAGATCTCTCCTGCAACATAGCTGAGAAGTGTCTCTTTCTCTCTGAAGAGAAGATCAAATTCGAAATGCTCAAGGAACTCAAAGACATGTTCGGAAGCACCCTGAAGGTGGTTCAGGACGCTTTCAAGGCCTTCGTTGAAGAAGATGTGGATCTGGCTTTCAGGCTCTGGAAGTTCGACGACGTGATAGACGAGATGGAAAAGAAGATCAGAAGAATCGTGGTGGAAAGAATAAGGGAGGGAAACATCTCGGCCGAGCTGGCGCTGGTTTACATACTCATCGCAAGAGACCTTGAGAGGGTGGGAGATCACGCCAACAACCTCTGTGAGGAGGTCATATACATAGAAACGGGAAAAAACATGAAGGAATTCCTGAGGGGTGTTGAGAGTGGGAGTGAAGGTGCTGATAGCTGA
- the pstB gene encoding phosphate ABC transporter ATP-binding protein PstB: MEPIIEIENFSAYYGEKIAVKNVTMKIFKNQITAIIGPSGCGKTTLLRSINRMNDHLPGFRVEGKIYFKGQDIYDPQLDVTEYRKRVGMVFQKPTPFPMSIYDNVAFGPRIHGVKSKHILDRIVEESLKKAALWDEVKSELNKSGTRLSGGQQQRLCIARALAVEPEVILLDEPTSALDPIATQRIEKLLEELSENYTIVIVTHNIGQAIRIADYIAFMYRGELIEYGPTREIVERPKNRLTEEYLTGKIG, translated from the coding sequence ATGGAGCCCATCATTGAGATCGAAAACTTCAGCGCTTACTACGGCGAGAAGATAGCCGTCAAGAACGTGACGATGAAGATCTTCAAAAACCAGATAACCGCCATAATAGGTCCCTCCGGATGCGGTAAAACAACTCTCCTGAGGAGCATCAACAGGATGAACGATCATCTGCCTGGATTCAGGGTTGAAGGGAAGATATACTTCAAGGGACAGGACATCTACGATCCACAGCTCGACGTGACGGAGTACAGAAAGAGAGTCGGTATGGTCTTCCAGAAACCGACACCTTTTCCCATGTCGATCTACGACAACGTCGCGTTCGGCCCCAGGATACACGGGGTGAAGAGCAAACACATTCTCGACCGGATAGTAGAGGAATCATTGAAAAAGGCAGCCCTATGGGACGAGGTGAAGTCAGAACTGAACAAATCTGGTACGAGACTCTCCGGCGGTCAGCAGCAGAGGCTCTGCATAGCGAGAGCACTCGCCGTTGAACCCGAGGTGATTCTTCTCGATGAGCCGACATCGGCCCTCGATCCCATAGCGACTCAGAGGATAGAAAAGCTTCTGGAAGAACTCTCTGAGAATTACACCATCGTGATCGTCACACACAACATCGGCCAGGCGATAAGAATAGCGGACTACATAGCGTTCATGTACAGAGGAGAACTCATCGAATACGGACCAACGAGGGAGATCGTGGAGAGACCGAAGAACAGGCTCACCGAGGAGTACCTGACAGGAAAAATCGGATGA
- the pstA gene encoding phosphate ABC transporter permease PstA, with amino-acid sequence MRKDLIASYVFRAVSYVAFAVVVIMFVLVLAGGVKYFSPSFFLDYPKNGMTEGGIFPAILGSFYLMVLTFLISIPLGIFTGVFLSEYGNNVIAKWIDISLTALSGIPSVVYGLFGLAFFCVALQFGTSMLAAALTLSLMTLPVIASSTRETLKAIPVEIREAALALGATKEEVIFKVLLPAARKGIITAVLVGGGRALGETAPVLLTGAVFYSTQLPKSLLSPVMTLPTHIYYITAAYGESAQWMAKGTAAFLMIVVALIYGTAFFLRRRKNGAHH; translated from the coding sequence ATGAGAAAAGACCTGATCGCTTCGTACGTTTTCAGAGCAGTGAGTTACGTTGCCTTCGCAGTTGTTGTGATCATGTTCGTACTGGTTCTCGCTGGAGGGGTGAAGTACTTTTCACCTTCTTTTTTCCTGGATTACCCGAAGAACGGTATGACGGAGGGAGGGATCTTTCCCGCCATCCTTGGCAGTTTCTACCTCATGGTGCTCACGTTTCTCATATCGATTCCTCTTGGGATCTTCACCGGAGTGTTTCTCTCTGAGTACGGAAACAACGTGATCGCGAAGTGGATAGATATCTCTCTGACCGCCCTGAGCGGTATTCCTTCGGTCGTCTACGGACTCTTCGGACTTGCCTTTTTCTGCGTGGCCCTTCAGTTTGGAACTTCCATGCTCGCTGCCGCGTTGACTCTTTCTCTCATGACACTTCCCGTTATCGCTTCTTCCACGAGAGAAACCCTGAAGGCCATACCTGTTGAGATAAGAGAAGCGGCGCTGGCACTCGGTGCGACGAAAGAAGAGGTGATCTTCAAAGTTCTTCTCCCCGCTGCGAGGAAAGGAATCATAACAGCGGTTCTCGTCGGTGGTGGAAGAGCTCTGGGAGAGACCGCTCCTGTTCTGCTCACAGGAGCCGTGTTCTATTCAACACAGCTTCCGAAGAGTCTTCTCTCTCCTGTTATGACCCTGCCAACACACATATACTACATCACAGCGGCGTACGGCGAGTCGGCCCAGTGGATGGCGAAGGGAACGGCCGCTTTTCTGATGATAGTGGTTGCCTTGATATATGGAACAGCTTTCTTTTTGAGGAGGAGAAAGAATGGAGCCCATCATTGA
- a CDS encoding sensor histidine kinase, whose amino-acid sequence MRVIELEDLDHIREAIVILKGLEVEGANKPGEKLGFKKGKNLMSIFTCKEMDRFIRDVQERKNFSLETNAYFFELHSKRFVSLRYLPKKSLLFVNDLTEERTLSEAKLDFVTAVSHELFTPLSASKANVFLLKDIENDPEKLEILGKVERSLDRMETIIRQLKVLTMIQLRLYELKMEHIPVEEVVHMVLEELREKIESKKIKVNVFVDVETIETDRFVFHTILKNLVSNAVKYSYPDSVVEISITGERLSVKDQGIGIKEEEKSRIFERFYRGSEALKMAPGSGLGLSIVKHLCDTIGYRLEVNSQWLVGSEFIVHFK is encoded by the coding sequence ATGAGGGTGATAGAGCTTGAAGATCTCGATCATATCAGAGAAGCGATCGTGATACTGAAGGGCCTGGAAGTGGAAGGTGCGAACAAACCGGGTGAGAAACTCGGCTTCAAAAAGGGAAAGAATCTGATGTCGATCTTCACGTGCAAGGAAATGGATAGATTCATCAGAGATGTTCAAGAAAGAAAGAATTTCTCCCTTGAAACAAACGCCTATTTTTTTGAACTCCACTCGAAAAGGTTCGTCTCCCTCCGCTACCTTCCGAAGAAGAGTCTTCTCTTTGTGAACGATCTCACCGAGGAGAGAACTCTCAGCGAGGCAAAACTCGATTTTGTAACGGCCGTCTCCCACGAGCTGTTCACACCTCTTTCTGCGTCAAAGGCAAACGTTTTTCTTCTGAAGGACATAGAAAACGATCCAGAAAAACTCGAAATACTCGGAAAAGTTGAGCGCTCCTTGGACAGAATGGAAACGATCATCAGACAGCTCAAGGTGCTCACCATGATACAGCTGAGACTTTACGAACTCAAGATGGAGCACATTCCTGTCGAAGAAGTCGTTCACATGGTCTTGGAAGAGCTTCGAGAAAAGATCGAGTCAAAGAAGATCAAGGTAAACGTTTTTGTGGATGTTGAAACAATCGAAACTGACAGGTTCGTGTTCCACACGATCTTGAAGAACCTCGTTTCAAACGCCGTGAAGTACTCTTATCCCGATTCTGTGGTGGAGATTTCTATCACCGGTGAAAGACTGAGTGTGAAAGATCAGGGAATCGGTATCAAAGAAGAGGAGAAGAGCAGGATATTCGAGCGCTTCTACAGAGGTTCAGAAGCACTCAAGATGGCGCCCGGTTCTGGCCTGGGACTTTCCATAGTGAAACACCTGTGCGACACGATAGGTTACAGGCTGGAAGTGAACTCTCAGTGGCTCGTTGGATCAGAGTTCATCGTTCACTTCAAATGA
- a CDS encoding response regulator transcription factor: MGVKVLIAEDDEDIRSVLKRYLETEGYECDEAESLFDLKKKLSEGTYNVLLLDLMFPDGVAMDEIPEMKVSHPEMAIIIISARDRDMDRIFGIELGADDYVTKPFNPREVLARVKAVLRRMGKEQKVLRFGRLEIFPEDYIVRYDGKNVEMTAKEFELLKLLATTPNKVFSREEILNRVWGDDYVSDRVVDVHISAIRSKIGKGWIKTVRGLGYKFSTRGDEGDRA; the protein is encoded by the coding sequence GTGGGAGTGAAGGTGCTGATAGCTGAAGACGACGAAGACATAAGGAGCGTGTTGAAGAGATACCTGGAAACCGAAGGATACGAGTGCGACGAAGCAGAGTCCCTTTTCGATCTCAAGAAAAAACTCTCTGAAGGAACGTACAACGTGCTTCTCCTCGATCTCATGTTTCCCGACGGTGTGGCGATGGACGAAATTCCCGAGATGAAAGTTTCTCACCCGGAAATGGCCATCATCATCATCTCGGCAAGGGACAGGGACATGGACCGCATCTTTGGAATAGAGCTCGGAGCGGATGATTACGTGACAAAACCTTTCAATCCAAGGGAAGTTCTCGCACGTGTGAAAGCGGTTCTGAGAAGGATGGGGAAAGAACAGAAGGTACTGAGATTTGGAAGACTCGAGATCTTTCCAGAGGATTACATAGTCAGATACGATGGAAAAAACGTTGAGATGACAGCCAAAGAGTTCGAGCTTTTGAAACTCCTCGCCACGACCCCGAACAAGGTCTTTTCAAGAGAGGAGATCCTGAACAGGGTGTGGGGAGACGATTACGTCTCTGACAGGGTAGTGGATGTCCACATCAGCGCCATTCGATCGAAGATAGGAAAGGGATGGATAAAAACGGTGAGGGGATTGGGATACAAGTTTTCAACACGGGGTGATGAGGGTGATAGAGCTTGA
- a CDS encoding ABC transporter ATP-binding protein, translating into MKTSSILVDFLKRNWHKYLLGVLSLIAVDLLQVYIPRVIGKIVDMLNTETMNFDTLKIMLFWVMAAASGMFIGRFFWRFFLGGTARKFFLETSNKMFSKLLSLTPGFFDRMKSGELMARFTNDLSLLRRVLGQGAILFFDSFIMIVMVFFFMIGNVGWKLSWISFAPLLLLAPVSMSFGRLIHRKVSEVQRSFSELSGFTEETISSVRIVKSFSVEDVSFKIFENRALKNYEDTLSAIKVSSVFRPLINLIASTAFFLALLYGGRAVINGKISLGDFIAFNSYLGMLVWPMMAYGFMVDLFQRGRAAMRRLDTIFTAQPEVKEPEKPIRIDHFESFEVRNLTYRYPGTEREVLKNVTMKINRGEMIGIAGSVGSGKSTIAKLLVKLYPVERGKIFINGVDINDVSSENIRSIVTLVPQETFLFSDTVRNNITVGLENVDEKKIEEVTKLAAVYDDIMSFPEKFDTIVGERGVTLSGGQKQRITIARALIRDFEVYIFDDCLSAVDPETEERIIDSIRKGMKGKTIVVITHRLKVLKNADRIYVLHEGRVIEEGTHEELMIRDGMYSRMYRKQLIEEG; encoded by the coding sequence TTGAAGACTTCCTCAATTCTCGTTGATTTCCTGAAGAGAAACTGGCACAAATACCTTCTCGGTGTTCTTTCACTCATCGCGGTGGACCTCCTTCAAGTCTACATTCCACGTGTCATCGGAAAGATCGTTGACATGCTGAACACAGAAACGATGAACTTCGATACACTCAAAATAATGTTGTTTTGGGTGATGGCCGCCGCGAGCGGGATGTTTATTGGAAGGTTCTTCTGGAGATTCTTCCTTGGTGGCACTGCAAGAAAGTTTTTCCTCGAGACATCGAACAAGATGTTCTCAAAGCTGCTCAGTCTCACTCCCGGTTTCTTCGATCGAATGAAAAGCGGTGAACTCATGGCAAGGTTCACCAACGATCTGAGCCTTCTGAGAAGAGTGCTCGGCCAGGGTGCGATACTCTTCTTCGATTCTTTCATCATGATCGTGATGGTCTTTTTCTTCATGATAGGTAACGTGGGTTGGAAGCTCTCCTGGATCAGCTTTGCGCCGCTTTTGCTTCTTGCCCCTGTTTCGATGAGCTTTGGACGACTCATACACAGAAAAGTATCGGAAGTTCAGAGATCCTTCTCGGAACTTTCCGGGTTCACCGAAGAAACGATTTCGAGTGTGCGCATTGTGAAGAGCTTCTCGGTGGAAGACGTCTCATTCAAGATATTTGAAAACAGGGCACTCAAAAACTACGAAGACACTCTCAGTGCAATCAAAGTCTCCAGCGTTTTCAGGCCCCTCATCAATCTTATCGCTTCGACCGCTTTTTTCCTCGCCCTTCTCTACGGTGGAAGAGCCGTTATAAACGGGAAGATCTCTCTCGGTGATTTCATAGCCTTCAATTCCTACCTTGGAATGCTCGTCTGGCCGATGATGGCCTACGGTTTCATGGTGGATCTGTTCCAGAGGGGAAGAGCGGCTATGAGACGTCTGGACACGATCTTCACCGCTCAACCCGAAGTTAAAGAACCCGAGAAGCCGATCAGGATAGATCACTTTGAAAGTTTTGAAGTGAGAAACCTGACCTACAGATACCCCGGAACAGAACGTGAAGTTCTGAAAAACGTCACCATGAAGATAAACAGGGGAGAAATGATAGGCATCGCCGGCAGTGTTGGAAGTGGAAAGTCCACGATAGCAAAGCTTCTCGTGAAGCTCTATCCGGTGGAAAGGGGAAAGATATTCATAAACGGTGTGGACATAAACGACGTTTCTTCGGAGAATATCAGATCCATCGTCACTCTGGTTCCGCAGGAAACGTTTCTGTTCTCAGACACGGTGAGAAACAACATAACGGTCGGTTTGGAAAACGTCGATGAGAAAAAGATCGAAGAAGTGACAAAACTTGCGGCCGTCTACGACGATATCATGAGCTTTCCAGAAAAATTCGACACGATCGTTGGGGAAAGAGGTGTGACGCTTTCGGGCGGTCAGAAACAGAGAATCACCATAGCCCGCGCTCTCATAAGAGATTTCGAAGTTTACATATTCGACGACTGTCTCTCGGCCGTTGACCCTGAAACCGAAGAGAGGATCATAGATTCGATCAGAAAAGGAATGAAAGGAAAAACGATCGTCGTCATAACACATCGATTGAAGGTGTTGAAAAACGCCGACAGGATATATGTCTTGCACGAGGGAAGAGTGATAGAAGAGGGCACTCACGAGGAATTGATGATCAGGGATGGCATGTACAGTAGAATGTACAGAAAACAGCTCATCGAGGAGGGATAG